The Polaribacter sp. KT25b genome contains the following window.
ACCTTCATTTATATATTCTGGAACTTTCCATTCTCCATATTCCTTTTCGTTAAAAGACATAATATCGAATGTAAACTCTGTTTTTTGCTTAGAACTAAATTTATCTGGTATTTTTTTAGATAAATCAATGTTTTTATTTCTTAGATAAGCAAACTCATCCTTTATGTTTTTTTCTTTTTCAATTGGGTGTCCAGTTAAAAAAAACTCTTTATTAGTGTTTATAAAAGCATCTTCAAAACTCCTTGCGTTAAAGCCATTTTCCTTTGTTTGATATGCCACACGAATGTTTTCTTGTATTTTGTATTCAGTTTTGCAACTAGTTAACTCTGATATTAATTCTTTTTGTGGTAGCCACCTTATCAAAGTATAATTTTTTGTGTATTCGCCTTGTTCAACTGGACATTTGCCATCCTTTTTATTACTTGAATCAATATCTGTAATGATTAAAGTTCGAACATTTATAAACTCTAACATTTCACGGAAAGAATGTGCGTAAGCTCCACCAACTTCAAGTATAGAGACGTATTCGTTACACAATGATTCTGCAGATTTTTTAATCATCTGAGGTAAAAGCATACGTTCAGTTGTACCTTCAACTAATATAACTTTATCAGCAAAAAATAAATCCGATTTATGAAGTGTTAAATACTGCCTTAAGAATCTAAAAGTTCGTTTATCATCTTTAATTTTTAAATTATTAAAATCTTGATTTGTTATTTTATATCCTCCAGATTCAGTTTCTAATCTATTAAAATATCTAATTCTATTGAATCCTAATTCTGTTTCAATCCCTGATTCTGAAAGTATATGCGAAGAATGTGTTGTGATAATTACCTGTATTTGTATTCCAGTATCATTCTTAGCATCTTTTAAAACTTCTGAAACTTGACTGATAAATACTTGTTGCATTTGCGGATGCATATGGGCTTCAGGCTCTTCAATAAGTATAACAAGGAAATTTGAGAATTTCTCTTCTTTGGAGTTTTTAAACTTCTCAATAAAACTTTCTAACTCTAATATCATATATATTAGATTACTATAACCAAGTCCATTATAACTTTCTGGTAAGTTAACTTCATTTTGTAAATAAAGATATTGTATATTATTTTTAATGACTTTTTCAGAATCAAATTTTGAATCGATTGTTATAGTAGGAATTGAAATTCGAGTTTTAGCTCCAAATCTGCCTAATTTCGACATTATACTTTCTAATACCTTTTCATATTTGATTTTTAACTCTCCTGAAACTGTTTTTAATTTATCCTCTAAATCTTTAACATCCTGATTACTGGTTTTGTCTCTTTGTTTGTAATAATTAGAAAAACCAAGTGATAAAGCATTGTTAGAATCACCATTTATATCATCTAAAATTCGCATTGCTTTTATATTTTCAAAAAGCATTACTTTCTGAATTTTAGTTTTAAAACTGTCTTCAATTTTTCTTTTATAGTCAGATTCTTTATCAATTGCATAACAAACAGTATCGTATAAAAACTTGATGTTCTGCTGAAGGTATTTTATTATATCAATGCTTTTATCTTCTCTGTTTTCAAATGAATGAAAGACTTTTAAAGTGTTTTTTGGTTCAAAAGAAATACAAATTGTAGCATCATTTCTCGAATCTTCTAAGTCTGTTATAAATTCACTAAGTTCTACAAGAGATTCATTATTATCTTTATTGTATTCAATTTCAAAATTGATTTTGATTTTAGGAATTTCAGCTAATAGTTGTTTTTCAAGTTCTTCTTGGTTTTCTTCTGTGATTCCTTCTTTTTTAGATTCTAAATATTTATTGAAAGAGGATTTAAACACGGCATAAGTACTCTGAGAAAAGTCCTCAAAAATAAATTTCCCATCTGTAGAAGTAGCTAACTTTATTGCTTCAAAAAAAGAGGTTTTTCCTGTGTTATTTTTCCCGACTATTAGTGTTATGTCGTCTTCTAAGGTACAAATTATTTTTTCTAATAGGCGGAAATTTGTAACCTCAATTTTTTTAATTTTCATTTTATTATTATTAAGAACTAGGTTGTATAATTTTATATGATTTAAATATATTTACATCGAAAATTTAGTATAGAAGTCATCTGTCAAGTTCAATATAAAGAGCAAGTTACCACTTTCCCATCATAAAATCAATAAAGAAAAACCCCTTTATTCAGGTTTTACAAAAAGCTTTCAAGCAGTTGCTAAAAACCTTATAAGCAATCTTGTAAAAGCTTATAAGGTTTTAGTTAAAAGCTGCTGAGGTTTTGTTACATTGCTTGTAAGGTATTGTGCAAAAGTTGTAGTATATTTTATAATTTATTGTACAATAAATTTTTAAAAATTGTAGATTAAATTATAAAAAGTTGTAGGATTTTTAGTGCTTAACTCAAAAATGCTTTTTTCTTTGGTAGAAAAGTAGTTTTATAAAGGTACAAAAAAAAGAATAACATACAACGAGAAAATGAAATTAAATAATAAAAAAAATCACTCTTTAAAAGTCCTTAGGTAACTTAATAGACGTCTTTAATTTTAAAATCAGCTATTTAATAATTCCAAGAAAAATAAAAACATAATACAATCCTGTTAGTATAAAAACAACGGCTGCAATGGTTCGCATTACTTTTTCAATTTTTGTAATGCGGTTATAAAAAACACCAACTTTTCCTGCTGTGAAGGCTAATAAATAGGTGAAAAGTAATACAAGTAAACCTGTTCCGAAAGCGAAGACGATTGGTAAATACAATCCGTCTGCAGAAGCAATTGTCATCGGAATTAACATGCCAAAAAATAAGGCGCCACTATATGGGCAAAACGCGAGCGCAAAAACGATACCGATCAGAAAAGAACCTAAAAGACCTTTGCCTTTAAATTTTTCTGATAATTTTTCTTGAAAATTTAATTTTCCCAAAAAATTAAGTTTGATTACGTTTAGCATAATCAAACCAATGATGATTAATAAAGGCCCTAAAAATTTTTCTCCATTCTGATTAAAAAATCTAGCAATATGGAACTTACTTGCGCCAAAATATAATATCAGGCCAATTGTTGTATAACTAAATCCTCTTCCTAAAGAGTATAATAATCCGCTTAATAACACTTTTCGTTTGCTCGAAATATTTTTAGAAATAAACGCAGTTGCGGTAATATTTGTTGCTAAAGGACATGGACTAATGGCAGTCATTAATCCGAGTATAAATGCCGATAAAATAGGAATGTTATAATTCTCTAAAAGTGATTGTAAAAAATCCATTTAGAGAGCTTTTAATTCCATGTCTATTTTAGATTTTAATTCTTTAGAAAAGGCTTCTTGATCGTTTCCCTCCATAAAAGCAAACTCAGTTAGATTTATTTGCGTTTCCTTTCCGTTTTTAATCACATTTAAAATTAAAGAAGTACCAGAAGCTTCAAATTTTTCGGCAATTTTTTCGTTCTTTTTTTCATCAACATTAATCACCTGAAAAGTAATTTTATTGTTTTTTAATTCATCAGCAAAAAAGGTGTTTAACGTATATTTTGTATTGGCTTCAATAGCATTACAAGTCATACATCTGTGTGTAGAATGGAAATCGAAAACTTCTATTTTAGAAACTGATTCATCTACAGATGCTGTTTTATTTTTAGGTTGATTATTACAAGAATTTAGTACTAAACTAATTACTAAAACGGTAAGAAATTTGAATTTTTTCATTTTTATAGATTTAAAATTTATAATAGTAAGTTGAATAAATAGCCAGAAATAATAATGCAAAGTGTAACAACACCAAAAAAGATAGCAATTAGTTTTAAAGTCATTACTTTCTTTAATAACATTGCTTCTGGTAATGACAAACCTACAACGCCCA
Protein-coding sequences here:
- a CDS encoding ATP-dependent endonuclease — its product is MKIKKIEVTNFRLLEKIICTLEDDITLIVGKNNTGKTSFFEAIKLATSTDGKFIFEDFSQSTYAVFKSSFNKYLESKKEGITEENQEELEKQLLAEIPKIKINFEIEYNKDNNESLVELSEFITDLEDSRNDATICISFEPKNTLKVFHSFENREDKSIDIIKYLQQNIKFLYDTVCYAIDKESDYKRKIEDSFKTKIQKVMLFENIKAMRILDDINGDSNNALSLGFSNYYKQRDKTSNQDVKDLEDKLKTVSGELKIKYEKVLESIMSKLGRFGAKTRISIPTITIDSKFDSEKVIKNNIQYLYLQNEVNLPESYNGLGYSNLIYMILELESFIEKFKNSKEEKFSNFLVILIEEPEAHMHPQMQQVFISQVSEVLKDAKNDTGIQIQVIITTHSSHILSESGIETELGFNRIRYFNRLETESGGYKITNQDFNNLKIKDDKRTFRFLRQYLTLHKSDLFFADKVILVEGTTERMLLPQMIKKSAESLCNEYVSILEVGGAYAHSFREMLEFINVRTLIITDIDSSNKKDGKCPVEQGEYTKNYTLIRWLPQKELISELTSCKTEYKIQENIRVAYQTKENGFNARSFEDAFINTNKEFFLTGHPIEKEKNIKDEFAYLRNKNIDLSKKIPDKFSSKQKTEFTFDIMSFNEKEYGEWKVPEYINEGLIWLAKKD
- a CDS encoding aromatic aminobenezylarsenical efflux permease ArsG family transporter, which codes for MDFLQSLLENYNIPILSAFILGLMTAISPCPLATNITATAFISKNISSKRKVLLSGLLYSLGRGFSYTTIGLILYFGASKFHIARFFNQNGEKFLGPLLIIIGLIMLNVIKLNFLGKLNFQEKLSEKFKGKGLLGSFLIGIVFALAFCPYSGALFFGMLIPMTIASADGLYLPIVFAFGTGLLVLLFTYLLAFTAGKVGVFYNRITKIEKVMRTIAAVVFILTGLYYVFIFLGIIK
- a CDS encoding nitrophenyl compound nitroreductase subunit ArsF family protein, with amino-acid sequence MKKFKFLTVLVISLVLNSCNNQPKNKTASVDESVSKIEVFDFHSTHRCMTCNAIEANTKYTLNTFFADELKNNKITFQVINVDEKKNEKIAEKFEASGTSLILNVIKNGKETQINLTEFAFMEGNDQEAFSKELKSKIDMELKAL